A genomic stretch from Flavobacterium sp. KS-LB2 includes:
- a CDS encoding murein hydrolase activator EnvC family protein, which produces MTSLLWSQESQQEKLEERKAQIQKEIRENEKLLQTVKKKEKSAVNVVIIQSTKIKLKEKLINTTEKQTKLLNNDMYINQVQINKLKKELAELKEDYAEMIVKSYKSRSAESRAMFLLSSENFLQAYKRAQYMKQYTSYRKMQGEEIKTKSNKLIDFNAKLNVQKTAKQKLIAENEKERLSLEKEKQEQLKLVNVIKKDKNKIAQEIKKRQQEYRAIDRQINKLIREAIAAANRKAALEKAKANPSAPVSKAAVSSSKIELTPEAKIVADNFRANRGRLPYPVEKGYISLGYGNQTHPLFNTITVHNSGVEITTDKGASARAVFGGEVTSVIVLSPVNKAVMIQHGDFFTVYQNLSSVNVSKGDKVSIKQSLGKVRTNGETGKTIIKFLILQNTTYNDPEGWLSPR; this is translated from the coding sequence ATGACTTCATTACTTTGGAGTCAGGAATCCCAACAAGAAAAATTAGAAGAACGTAAAGCTCAAATTCAAAAGGAAATTCGAGAAAATGAAAAGTTATTACAAACAGTAAAGAAAAAAGAAAAATCCGCTGTCAATGTAGTTATTATTCAGAGTACAAAAATAAAGCTGAAAGAAAAATTAATAAACACGACCGAAAAGCAAACCAAGTTGCTTAACAATGACATGTATATTAATCAGGTACAAATCAATAAACTTAAGAAAGAACTAGCTGAACTTAAGGAGGATTATGCTGAAATGATTGTAAAGTCATATAAAAGCCGATCTGCCGAAAGTAGAGCGATGTTCTTATTGTCGTCTGAAAACTTTTTGCAGGCTTATAAAAGAGCACAGTACATGAAGCAATACACGAGCTACAGAAAAATGCAAGGTGAAGAAATAAAAACGAAGTCGAACAAGCTTATCGATTTTAATGCAAAACTGAACGTACAAAAAACAGCCAAACAAAAACTGATTGCTGAAAACGAAAAAGAACGATTGTCACTTGAAAAAGAAAAACAAGAGCAATTGAAATTGGTAAACGTTATTAAAAAAGATAAAAATAAGATTGCTCAAGAAATTAAGAAACGACAACAAGAATATAGAGCAATTGACAGACAAATTAATAAGTTAATTCGAGAGGCTATTGCGGCTGCCAATAGAAAAGCAGCTTTAGAAAAAGCAAAAGCAAATCCAAGTGCTCCAGTTTCAAAAGCGGCAGTATCTTCCTCAAAAATTGAGTTAACTCCAGAAGCTAAAATTGTTGCAGATAACTTTAGAGCCAATAGAGGAAGGTTGCCTTATCCTGTTGAGAAAGGCTATATATCTTTAGGATATGGAAACCAGACGCATCCATTGTTTAATACCATTACCGTACACAATAGTGGTGTAGAAATCACAACAGACAAGGGCGCAAGCGCAAGAGCCGTTTTTGGCGGAGAAGTAACTAGCGTAATTGTTTTGTCACCAGTAAACAAAGCAGTAATGATACAACATGGAGATTTCTTCACAGTATATCAAAATTTGAGCTCTGTAAATGTTAGTAAAGGAGATAAAGTGAGTATTAAACAAAGCCTTGGAAAAGTAAGAACCAACGGTGAGACAGGAAAAACGATAATCAAGTTTTTAATTCTTCAAAATACAACTTACAACGATCCCGAAGGTTGGTTGTCACCAAGATAA
- the dut gene encoding dUTP diphosphatase translates to MTINIINKSQHALPNYETIASAGMDLRANLTESINLKPLERTIIKTGLFIELPIGYEAQVRPRSGLAAKKGITVLNSPGTVDADYRGEIGVILVNLSNEDFVIENGERIAQLIIAKHERAEWIEVQELSETSRGEGGFGSTGVK, encoded by the coding sequence ATGACAATAAACATAATCAACAAATCACAACACGCCTTGCCCAACTATGAAACCATAGCTTCAGCAGGAATGGATTTAAGAGCTAACTTAACCGAATCGATAAACCTTAAACCACTGGAAAGAACCATTATAAAAACAGGTCTTTTTATAGAATTACCAATAGGTTATGAAGCACAAGTACGTCCAAGAAGCGGTCTGGCTGCCAAAAAAGGGATTACAGTGCTGAATTCTCCGGGAACAGTAGATGCAGATTATCGTGGCGAAATTGGTGTGATTTTAGTAAATTTATCCAATGAAGATTTCGTCATCGAAAACGGAGAGCGTATCGCACAACTTATCATAGCAAAACACGAACGAGCGGAGTGGATCGAAGTTCAAGAGCTATCAGAAACTTCTAGAGGCGAAGGTGGTTTTGGAAGTACGGGAGTGAAATAA
- a CDS encoding sugar phosphate nucleotidyltransferase, protein MKIIVPMAGRGSRLRPHTLTIPKPLIPVAGKPIVHRLVEDIAGVLNQDIEEVAFIIHESFGKKVEEELLAIAQKLGAKGTIYYQNEALGTGHAIMCAKDSLSGPAVIAYADTLIRADFDLDQNADSVIWVKQVDHPEAFGVINLNDANEIVELVEKPATFVSDLAVIGIYYFKDIAVLKNELQLVLDNNIIHGGEYQINDGIKQMMAKGMKFVPGKVDEWMDCGNKDVTVETNSRMLGFLHNDGEHLVDFDVKLENATIIPPCYIGEDVVLINATVGPNVSLGKGCHVVNSTIKNSLVQTHAHIKNANLDNAMIGNHASFDGNFTSISIGDYSVLE, encoded by the coding sequence ATGAAAATAATTGTCCCAATGGCAGGCCGTGGTTCACGCCTTCGCCCACATACATTAACTATTCCTAAGCCATTAATTCCAGTTGCTGGAAAACCAATTGTGCATCGTCTAGTAGAAGATATCGCCGGCGTATTGAATCAAGATATCGAAGAAGTAGCCTTTATCATTCACGAAAGTTTTGGCAAAAAAGTAGAAGAAGAACTACTTGCTATTGCTCAAAAATTAGGTGCCAAAGGAACTATTTATTATCAAAACGAAGCGTTAGGAACGGGTCATGCCATTATGTGTGCCAAAGATTCTTTGAGCGGACCAGCGGTTATTGCTTATGCCGATACGTTAATTCGTGCCGATTTTGATTTAGATCAAAATGCCGATAGTGTTATTTGGGTAAAACAAGTGGATCATCCAGAAGCTTTTGGAGTAATAAACCTCAATGACGCTAATGAAATAGTAGAATTAGTAGAAAAACCAGCAACATTTGTATCTGATCTTGCTGTTATTGGAATTTATTATTTTAAAGATATTGCCGTTCTAAAAAACGAACTGCAATTAGTATTAGATAATAATATTATTCATGGAGGAGAATATCAAATTAATGATGGAATCAAGCAAATGATGGCCAAAGGCATGAAATTTGTTCCAGGTAAAGTAGACGAATGGATGGATTGTGGCAACAAAGATGTTACAGTTGAAACAAATTCTAGAATGTTAGGTTTCTTACACAATGACGGAGAGCATTTAGTAGACTTCGATGTTAAATTAGAAAATGCTACTATTATTCCGCCCTGTTACATTGGAGAAGATGTGGTATTAATTAATGCAACTGTTGGGCCCAATGTCTCTCTAGGAAAAGGATGTCATGTAGTAAACAGTACTATTAAAAATAGTTTGGTACAAACGCACGCTCATATAAAAAATGCGAATTTAGATAATGCAATGATTGGAAATCATGCCAGCTTTGATGGTAATTTTACAAGCATCAGTATTGGTGATTATTCGGTTTTAGAATAA
- a CDS encoding tetratricopeptide repeat protein yields MKNSALLFLFLVLQCNSALLWAQTEPEEIKLDTDQFQELFYESLLQKGIENYDKAVIALDKCIKIKPDDAAVYYELGKNYLALKEYKNAYSSFEKATQIDPKNKWFWVGMYDVSYETKNFTQGITVINKLIEFDPKYKEDLTSLYMGTNQFEKALTLIQELNETIGKTDRRELYKSQILSEGKFQNIEVSNLLAQIEKNPKEESNYISLIVLYSKNNEEGKAFEIVKKLEKALPNSEWAQVTLFKTYLDNNDGPKAISAMNVVLASAKIDSKIKHRILNEFLIFANKNPQYTADLEKAISYFDNDKEVNVAKEIGKFFHTKKQWAKAITYYEQALKNGSGDDIETHLLLLQMYTETKEFGLVAKKASAMVDVFPTQPQFYYYSGMANNQLQQFKKAKDILEMGMDYVVEDRALEINFNIQLGEAYNGLGDFKKKELYFSKANQLIKEKKQ; encoded by the coding sequence ATGAAAAACAGCGCTTTACTATTTTTATTTCTGGTTTTGCAATGCAATTCAGCTTTGCTATGGGCACAAACGGAACCCGAGGAAATCAAGCTTGATACAGATCAATTTCAGGAACTTTTTTATGAATCATTGCTTCAAAAAGGAATTGAAAATTATGATAAAGCAGTAATAGCCTTGGATAAATGCATCAAGATTAAACCAGATGATGCGGCTGTTTATTATGAATTAGGAAAAAATTATTTAGCATTAAAGGAATATAAAAATGCCTATAGTTCATTTGAAAAAGCGACCCAAATAGATCCAAAAAATAAATGGTTCTGGGTGGGAATGTACGATGTGAGTTATGAAACTAAAAATTTTACCCAGGGAATTACGGTCATCAATAAATTAATTGAATTTGATCCAAAGTATAAAGAAGATTTGACCTCTTTGTATATGGGGACTAATCAGTTTGAAAAAGCATTGACGTTAATTCAAGAACTCAATGAAACCATTGGAAAAACAGACCGTAGGGAATTATACAAAAGCCAAATCCTGTCCGAAGGAAAGTTTCAAAATATTGAAGTTTCAAATTTGTTAGCACAGATTGAAAAGAACCCAAAAGAAGAGTCAAATTACATCAGTCTAATTGTTTTGTATTCTAAAAATAATGAAGAGGGAAAAGCTTTTGAAATTGTCAAAAAACTGGAAAAAGCCTTACCAAATTCTGAATGGGCACAAGTAACGTTGTTCAAAACGTATTTGGATAATAATGATGGACCAAAAGCAATTAGTGCCATGAATGTAGTTTTGGCTAGCGCCAAAATAGATTCTAAAATAAAGCACAGAATACTGAATGAGTTTTTGATTTTTGCAAATAAAAATCCGCAATACACAGCTGATTTAGAAAAAGCAATTTCATATTTCGATAATGATAAAGAAGTTAATGTTGCTAAGGAAATAGGGAAATTTTTCCATACAAAAAAGCAATGGGCAAAAGCAATTACCTACTATGAACAAGCATTAAAAAATGGTTCTGGAGACGATATCGAAACCCATTTGCTTTTGCTTCAGATGTATACAGAGACAAAGGAGTTTGGGTTGGTAGCTAAAAAAGCGTCAGCAATGGTTGATGTTTTTCCAACACAACCACAGTTTTACTACTACTCAGGAATGGCTAATAATCAATTGCAACAATTTAAGAAAGCCAAAGATATACTAGAAATGGGCATGGATTATGTAGTAGAAGATAGAGCATTAGAAATAAACTTCAACATTCAGTTAGGAGAAGCGTACAATGGCTTGGGAGATTTCAAGAAAAAGGAGCTGTATTTTTCTAAAGCCAATCAATTAATAAAAGAAAAAAAACAATGA
- a CDS encoding DUF4292 domain-containing protein, producing the protein MKKIAIIVLIALFMVSCKSKAIAVAAGNVPTTEASYMTSKKIIENYYNNKNQFSTLYIKSSARYADNKQTQNVTAEIRIKKDEQILVSIRFLGITMAKALITPKSVNYYEKINGSYFEGDFTSLSQWLGTDLDYNKIQNMLLGQAIDDLTKGKYLESLLEQTYRLDDVSNANTKKSFFLDADKFLVQKQEITQTTEERMIKVAYADNKVYNEGTLPTSVLINTFQKKGNTEINLDYNTVTFNEELSFPYSVPNGYKRIIIK; encoded by the coding sequence ATGAAAAAAATAGCAATAATAGTATTAATAGCTCTTTTTATGGTGTCGTGTAAATCGAAAGCCATAGCAGTTGCGGCAGGGAATGTGCCAACAACGGAGGCGAGTTACATGACGTCTAAAAAAATAATAGAAAATTATTACAACAATAAAAATCAGTTTTCTACATTATATATTAAATCGAGTGCGCGTTATGCTGACAACAAACAAACTCAAAATGTTACGGCTGAAATTAGGATTAAGAAAGACGAACAAATTTTAGTTAGCATTCGTTTTCTTGGAATTACAATGGCTAAAGCATTGATTACACCAAAGTCAGTGAACTATTATGAAAAAATAAACGGTAGTTATTTTGAAGGTGATTTTACTAGCTTAAGCCAATGGTTAGGAACGGATTTAGATTATAATAAAATTCAAAATATGTTATTAGGTCAAGCAATTGATGATTTGACGAAAGGGAAGTATCTGGAATCCTTGCTGGAACAAACGTACCGTTTAGATGATGTTTCGAATGCAAATACGAAAAAATCATTCTTTTTGGATGCCGATAAGTTTTTAGTTCAAAAACAAGAAATCACCCAAACTACCGAGGAACGAATGATTAAAGTAGCCTATGCAGACAACAAAGTCTATAACGAGGGAACATTGCCAACTAGCGTTCTAATCAATACGTTTCAGAAGAAAGGAAACACCGAAATTAATCTGGATTACAACACGGTAACTTTCAATGAAGAACTTTCTTTTCCTTATAGTGTTCCAAATGGGTACAAAAGAATTATAATTAAGTAA
- a CDS encoding PQQ-dependent sugar dehydrogenase, whose translation MKKIALISLSIFSMLALNCEAQTKPNDVVVQDEVQNYTLETVATDIAIPWGMTWLPDGALLVTEKSGTLYHIKNGQKTAVKNLPKVYTRGQGGLLDIALHPDYAKNGWIYMTFASEEGEGTGGNTKLIRAKLVDGGLTQIESLYKATPNTTKGQHFGSRIVFDNAGFLYFSVGERGEHFVNPQDITRDGGKIYRLNDDGSIPKDNPFVGKAGAKEAIYTYGNRNPQGMAKNPATGAIWAHEHGPQGGDEINIIQKGVNYGWPVVTYGIDYDGTTISTQNEKAGIEKPIYYWLPSIAPSGMTFVTSDKYPDWKGHLLVGSLKFQYLELVQLKGNEVVGRQKIATGVGRVRNVAQGPDGYIYMGVEGKGIVKIIPN comes from the coding sequence ATGAAAAAAATAGCACTTATTTCGCTTTCTATATTCTCCATGCTTGCACTTAATTGTGAGGCACAAACCAAACCGAATGATGTAGTTGTCCAAGACGAAGTACAAAATTACACTTTAGAAACTGTGGCAACAGATATAGCTATTCCGTGGGGAATGACTTGGTTGCCAGACGGAGCACTATTGGTTACTGAAAAAAGTGGCACTTTGTATCACATTAAAAACGGACAAAAAACGGCCGTTAAAAATCTACCTAAAGTGTACACTCGCGGACAAGGTGGTTTGTTAGATATCGCTTTGCATCCGGATTACGCGAAAAATGGTTGGATTTACATGACTTTTGCCTCTGAAGAAGGAGAAGGCACTGGTGGAAATACCAAATTGATTCGTGCCAAATTAGTTGACGGCGGCTTGACGCAAATAGAGTCATTATACAAAGCAACTCCAAACACAACCAAAGGACAGCATTTTGGTTCCCGAATTGTATTTGACAATGCTGGATTTCTTTATTTCTCAGTAGGTGAGCGCGGCGAACACTTTGTTAATCCACAAGATATTACTCGAGATGGTGGGAAAATTTACCGCCTAAATGATGATGGAAGCATTCCTAAAGACAATCCTTTTGTGGGTAAAGCAGGAGCCAAAGAGGCCATTTACACCTACGGAAACCGCAACCCACAAGGAATGGCCAAAAACCCAGCCACAGGCGCCATTTGGGCACACGAACACGGACCTCAAGGTGGCGATGAAATCAACATTATTCAAAAAGGAGTCAATTACGGTTGGCCAGTAGTTACGTACGGCATCGATTATGACGGCACTACAATAAGTACGCAAAACGAAAAAGCAGGGATTGAAAAACCAATTTATTACTGGTTACCTTCTATCGCGCCAAGCGGAATGACTTTTGTAACCAGCGACAAATATCCAGACTGGAAAGGGCATTTATTAGTAGGATCTTTAAAATTTCAATATCTAGAATTGGTTCAACTGAAAGGAAACGAAGTTGTGGGACGCCAAAAAATAGCAACGGGTGTGGGTCGTGTACGTAATGTAGCGCAAGGTCCAGATGGTTATATTTACATGGGTGTTGAAGGAAAAGGAATTGTAAAAATTATACCCAACTAA
- a CDS encoding c-type cytochrome, with protein sequence MINTKLVVGLGMALLGSMAAKNSFETTAYISVDKNNNFVTTQNPGKEIYADFCMQCHGATGKGDGTNFPPLDGSDWLKNKRSASISAVKYGQSGPIIVNAKKYNSSMPAMGLTDQEVADVMNYIMTSWSNKQTKVVTVKEVATIKK encoded by the coding sequence ATGATCAACACAAAATTAGTCGTAGGATTGGGTATGGCATTACTTGGTAGTATGGCAGCAAAAAATTCTTTTGAAACAACAGCATACATCAGCGTTGATAAAAACAACAACTTTGTAACAACTCAAAATCCTGGTAAAGAAATCTACGCCGATTTTTGCATGCAATGTCATGGTGCAACAGGCAAAGGCGATGGCACTAATTTTCCGCCACTAGATGGTTCGGATTGGTTAAAAAACAAACGTAGCGCGAGCATTTCAGCAGTGAAATACGGTCAAAGTGGCCCCATAATTGTCAATGCAAAAAAATACAATAGCAGCATGCCTGCCATGGGACTCACGGATCAAGAAGTAGCTGATGTGATGAATTACATCATGACCTCGTGGAGCAACAAACAAACCAAAGTGGTGACTGTAAAAGAGGTTGCCACCATCAAAAAATAA
- a CDS encoding TonB-dependent receptor family protein: MFKNFVSLLLCLCITTAAFSQIKKDTISLSEVVLKGAPIQKTIQNTAAAVAVLTAVDINKSDGLILTPILNTIPGVSMQQGALNTNRIMVRGIGARAQFGTTKIKAYFDGIPLTTGEGETTIDDLNLGAIEKIEITKGPNATSFGSGLGGVIQLFSKETPPRETFAKAATTFGSFGLLHQQYTAGYANAKSNWYSSFANVQQDGFRANSDYNRKTVNVHGKQQLGSKGKLSFLGTFTRLKAFIPSSINENDFNNNPEKAAPTWAAAKGFESYDKVLLGLAHQHQFSAKWSLQTSVFGSFKDAYEPRPFDILEDNTNTVGLRSHANFKDQLFAVPMELSFGTELLREQYKNTLYRNLYQSHPGQGSVQGEAFSSVNQNRNYSTFFVQMELQLNSKLQLETGLSFNNTSYLLANETNQNEPNSFGAVWSPRVGLSYQVSKGKHLYTSVSNGFSVPSVAETLTPQGKINISLKPELGWNYELGFKGNWLKQKLYTEIALYTTQIKNLLVARRTAEDQFVGINAGSSSHSGLEYVLRYALLNREQVQIKTYVSGALNVFKFNEFIDGDADYSGNQLTGAPQSQFNFGFDVQTKLGISWNTALQTVGKIPMNDSNTKYSDRYALLDSKVTYLFRLFKGLNAEVNAGVNNALNRKYAANILPNAVGFGTAAPRYFYPGNPVNYYGGFSVLYSF, from the coding sequence TTGTTCAAAAACTTCGTTTCTTTACTTCTTTGCTTATGCATTACCACTGCTGCTTTTTCACAAATAAAAAAAGATACCATTTCATTATCTGAAGTAGTATTGAAAGGTGCGCCAATACAAAAAACAATTCAAAACACAGCAGCAGCTGTCGCAGTACTTACCGCAGTCGATATCAATAAAAGTGATGGACTGATTTTAACCCCCATATTAAATACAATTCCGGGAGTGAGTATGCAGCAAGGCGCATTAAACACCAATCGAATCATGGTACGCGGTATTGGAGCGCGTGCACAATTTGGCACAACTAAAATCAAAGCGTATTTTGATGGCATTCCGCTAACTACCGGCGAAGGCGAAACTACGATTGACGATCTTAATTTAGGCGCCATCGAAAAAATTGAAATCACCAAAGGACCCAATGCTACGAGTTTTGGCTCGGGTTTGGGCGGTGTTATTCAACTGTTTTCAAAAGAGACGCCACCACGAGAAACTTTTGCGAAAGCAGCCACTACTTTTGGGAGTTTTGGATTGCTACACCAACAATATACTGCGGGTTACGCCAATGCAAAAAGCAATTGGTACAGCAGTTTTGCCAATGTGCAGCAAGACGGATTTAGAGCTAACAGTGACTACAATCGAAAAACGGTGAATGTACACGGCAAGCAACAGTTGGGTTCAAAAGGGAAATTATCTTTTCTAGGAACATTTACGCGATTAAAAGCGTTTATCCCGAGTTCGATTAACGAAAATGATTTTAACAACAATCCTGAGAAAGCGGCTCCAACTTGGGCTGCTGCAAAAGGATTTGAATCTTACGACAAGGTACTTTTGGGACTCGCGCATCAGCATCAATTTTCTGCTAAATGGTCTTTGCAAACTAGTGTTTTTGGTAGTTTTAAAGATGCTTATGAACCACGACCTTTTGATATTTTAGAGGATAACACCAATACAGTAGGTTTGCGATCGCATGCGAACTTCAAAGACCAACTTTTTGCAGTACCAATGGAACTGAGTTTTGGGACAGAATTACTCCGAGAGCAATACAAAAACACCTTGTATCGTAATTTGTATCAATCGCATCCGGGGCAAGGAAGTGTGCAAGGTGAAGCTTTTAGTTCTGTAAATCAAAATAGAAATTACAGTACTTTTTTCGTTCAAATGGAGCTACAACTGAATTCAAAACTACAATTAGAAACGGGTTTGTCTTTCAATAATACTTCGTATTTACTGGCAAATGAAACCAATCAGAATGAGCCTAATTCGTTCGGAGCTGTTTGGTCTCCACGTGTCGGATTGTCCTATCAAGTAAGCAAAGGAAAACATCTTTATACCTCAGTTAGCAATGGTTTCTCGGTGCCATCGGTTGCAGAAACCTTAACGCCTCAAGGTAAGATTAACATCAGCTTGAAGCCAGAATTGGGGTGGAATTATGAACTAGGTTTTAAAGGGAATTGGTTGAAACAAAAACTTTATACTGAAATTGCTTTGTACACTACTCAAATCAAAAACTTGTTGGTAGCGCGACGCACGGCCGAAGATCAATTTGTAGGTATCAATGCGGGTAGCAGTTCACATTCAGGTCTTGAATATGTACTGAGATATGCTCTTTTGAACAGAGAACAAGTGCAAATTAAGACCTATGTCTCGGGTGCTCTTAATGTGTTTAAGTTCAATGAATTTATAGATGGCGATGCTGATTATTCTGGAAATCAACTTACTGGCGCACCACAGTCACAGTTTAATTTCGGGTTTGATGTACAAACAAAATTGGGAATAAGCTGGAATACTGCTCTGCAAACCGTTGGTAAAATCCCGATGAATGATAGCAACACCAAATACAGTGACCGCTATGCGTTGTTGGATAGTAAAGTAACCTATTTGTTCCGCTTGTTTAAGGGGTTAAATGCGGAGGTCAATGCAGGAGTCAACAATGCCCTAAATAGAAAGTATGCTGCAAATATCTTACCCAATGCGGTAGGATTTGGTACTGCAGCACCGCGTTATTTTTATCCAGGAAATCCAGTCAATTATTACGGAGGTTTTTCGGTACTCTATAGTTTTTAA
- a CDS encoding polysaccharide deacetylase family protein has product MKHLLYCFCLGFFLLVGCQSEPRKIIPEVPLVSVPAKIVTQKKVANDATTILSKKEVPILCYHNIRDFSATASGNIKVYTVKPPAFSQQMKALADAGFQTILPEQLYNYLVFDGPLPAKPIMITFDDTREEQFSIGVAEMKKYGFKGVFFIMTVSINRPGYMSKEQIKTLSDDGHVVGAHTWDHHMVTKYAGDDWNTQLVKPKAKLEEIIGKPVTDFAYPFGLWNTAAIPEIKKSSYKMGYILSTKRDSIDPLYTIRRIIVSGTWSTDGMINSINSSFNKAE; this is encoded by the coding sequence ATGAAACATCTTCTTTACTGTTTTTGTCTTGGATTTTTTTTGTTGGTAGGCTGTCAATCAGAACCCCGTAAAATAATCCCCGAAGTTCCCTTAGTTAGTGTTCCTGCAAAAATTGTTACGCAAAAAAAAGTAGCAAATGATGCCACGACCATTCTTTCAAAAAAAGAAGTTCCAATTTTATGTTACCATAACATTCGGGATTTTAGCGCTACTGCAAGTGGAAACATAAAAGTCTACACTGTAAAACCTCCGGCTTTTTCGCAACAAATGAAAGCCTTGGCAGATGCAGGCTTCCAAACCATTTTACCAGAACAATTGTATAATTATTTAGTCTTTGATGGTCCATTACCTGCAAAGCCTATTATGATAACGTTTGATGATACCAGAGAAGAGCAGTTCAGCATTGGCGTAGCCGAAATGAAAAAATATGGTTTCAAAGGAGTGTTTTTTATCATGACCGTTTCTATTAATCGTCCCGGATACATGAGTAAAGAGCAAATTAAAACCTTGTCGGACGACGGACATGTTGTAGGCGCACACACATGGGATCATCATATGGTTACTAAATATGCAGGAGACGACTGGAATACACAATTAGTAAAACCAAAGGCAAAACTAGAGGAAATTATAGGAAAACCTGTGACGGATTTTGCTTATCCATTTGGATTATGGAATACAGCAGCAATTCCTGAAATCAAAAAAAGCAGTTACAAAATGGGATATATTTTGTCTACCAAAAGAGATTCAATAGATCCACTTTACACCATCCGACGCATCATAGTTTCTGGAACTTGGTCAACTGATGGAATGATCAATTCAATTAATTCTTCTTTTAATAAAGCAGAATAA